The following are from one region of the Brienomyrus brachyistius isolate T26 chromosome 13, BBRACH_0.4, whole genome shotgun sequence genome:
- the LOC125705808 gene encoding uncharacterized protein LOC125705808 isoform X5: MHCLEIQSHLTPHAILLEKDPLSPEDCWAVLRAAKNDFLAILGKVYPEEKPLESAECCLVLYYLEATVILKHLQRPGVVEHMTVEEWMARSRTEPDHAVIGVKEHKTSAQQVATFALSSEEETWFDIYFTRVRPQLLSSKRSRMTTDDQGGDGRFFVSTAGRPIFNASNDLNRLHQKYKLDPVTSQMARRIFETATKDLSDQQKSLVADYLTHSSATADKHYRMKKSQNVVLASMLLKRLAGDLSADSAEEGSSCSAHGAARDAAMGSNQQMDVQAAFDQLLQTNPVTLDGDVPDKNVRTQTSGQFQRQLYERWLKAQMRMRVRHVLSHFGRRQPTESRVDAWIRKQGWRNNVPSAASVLKDWRPVGSVDTAIDCHHVQNLVRRQKWKGLVVVDIAGKGKGVCATRQFQAGEVVCDYHGPVVTATEGQRIHESTKEEESGYMFFFRNSQGIHKCVDAHSPECNCHPGIQTLGRLVNHSRKKANLRPRLYSTPEGQDIILLLSVRKINVGEELLFDYGVQRTSFRGEGLELSWL, from the exons ACATGCCATCCTCTTGGAGAAGGACCCTCTCAGTCCAGAGGACTGCTGGGCCGTGCTGAGGGCTGCCAAGAACGACTTCTTGGCAATCCTTGGCAAGGTCTATCCTGAGGAGAAGCCCCTGGAGTCTGCGGAATGCTGCCTGgtcctctactacctggaggCCACGGTGATTCTAAAACATCTCCAGCGACCAGGCGTGGTGGAGCACATGACC GTCGAGGAGTGGATGGCCAGGAGCAGGACAGAACCAGACCATGCGGTGATTGGTGTGAAGGAGCACAAGACATCGGCACAGCAAGTGGCCACATTTGCActgtcctctgaggaggagacg TGGTTCGACATCTACTTCACCCgggtacggccacagctcctgtCATCCAAGAGAAGCCGGATGACGACGGATGACCAGGGAGGAGATGGACGGTTCTTCGTCTCAACTGCAGGCCGTCCGATCTTCAATGCGTCAAATGACCTTAACCGGCTACACCAAAA atacaagctggatccagtcaccagccagatggcccggcggatctttgagacggccaccaaggacttgagtgaccagcagaagtctttggtggccgattacctcacaCACTCTAGTGCGACGGCTGACAAACATTATAGAATGAAGAAGTCGcagaatgtggtgctggccagtATGCTGCTGAAGAGGCTGGCAGGTGACTTGAG cgctgactctgctgaagaaggaTCGAGCTGCTCTGCCCAtggcgccgcacgggatgccgccatggggtccaaccagcagatggatgtccaggcagcattcgatcagctacttcaaaccaaccccgtgaccctggatggcgacgtgccagataagaatgtacggacacagacgtcgggccagtttcagcgacagctctatgagcgctggctgaaggcccagatgaggatgcgtgtccgacatgtcctct cacactttggcagacggcagcccaccgagtcccgggtcgacgcaTGGATAAGGAAGCAAGGCTGGAGAAACAATGTTCCGAGCGCGGCCAGCGTCCTAaaggactggagaccagtgggCTCCGTGGACACCGCCATAGATTGCCACCACGTCCAGAACCTCGTCCGCAGGCAAAAGTGGAAGGGACTTGTTGTGGTGGACATTGCGGGGAAGGGGAAGGGAGTCTGCGCCACCCGGCAGTTCCAGGCTGGCGAGGTGGTTTGTGACTACCACGGGCCggtagtcacagccactgagggccagcgGATTCACGAAAGTACGAAAGAAGAAGAGTCAgggtatatgtttttttttagaaacagccagggcatccacaAGTGTGTGGATGCCCATTCACCGGAGTGTAActgtcacccaggcatacaAACTCTTGGCCGGCTGGTTAATCACTCACGGAAAAAAGCTAACCTCCGGCCAAGGTTGTATAGCACgccagagggacaggacattattttacttttatctgtcagaaaaataaatgttggggaggaGCTTTTATTCGATTATGGGGTGCAGAGGACATCTTTCCGGGGAGAGGGCTTGGAGCTCTCCTGGCTCTGA
- the LOC125705808 gene encoding uncharacterized protein LOC125705808 isoform X2, protein MHCLEIQSHLTPHAILLEKDPLSPEDCWAVLRAAKNDFLAILGKVYPEEKPLESAECCLVLYYLEATVILKHLQRPGVVEHMTVEEWMARSRTEPDHAVIGVKEHKTSAQQVATFALSSEEETWFDIYFTRVRPQLLSSKRSRMTTDDQGGDGRFFVSTAGRPIFNASNDLNRLHQKYKLDPVTSQMARRIFETATKDLSDQQKSLVADYLTHSSATADKHYRMKKSQNVVLASMLLKRLAGDLSADSAEEGSSCSAHGAARDAAMGSNQQMDVQAAFDQLLQTNPVTLDGDVPDKNVRTQTSGQFQRQLYERWLKAQMRMRVRHVLSHFGRRQPTESRVDAWIRKQGWRNNVPSAASVLKDWRPVGSVDTAIDCHHVQNLVRRQKWKGLVVVDIAGKGKGVCATRQFQAGEVVCDYHGPVVTATEGQRIHESTKEEESGYMFFFRNSQGIHKCVDAHSPECNCHPGIQTLGRLVNHSRKKANLRPRLYSTPEGQDIILLLSVRKINVGEELLFDYGVQRTSFRGEGLELSWL, encoded by the exons atgcactgcctggagatccagagcCATCTTACACC ACATGCCATCCTCTTGGAGAAGGACCCTCTCAGTCCAGAGGACTGCTGGGCCGTGCTGAGGGCTGCCAAGAACGACTTCTTGGCAATCCTTGGCAAGGTCTATCCTGAGGAGAAGCCCCTGGAGTCTGCGGAATGCTGCCTGgtcctctactacctggaggCCACGGTGATTCTAAAACATCTCCAGCGACCAGGCGTGGTGGAGCACATGACC GTCGAGGAGTGGATGGCCAGGAGCAGGACAGAACCAGACCATGCGGTGATTGGTGTGAAGGAGCACAAGACATCGGCACAGCAAGTGGCCACATTTGCActgtcctctgaggaggagacg TGGTTCGACATCTACTTCACCCgggtacggccacagctcctgtCATCCAAGAGAAGCCGGATGACGACGGATGACCAGGGAGGAGATGGACGGTTCTTCGTCTCAACTGCAGGCCGTCCGATCTTCAATGCGTCAAATGACCTTAACCGGCTACACCAAAA atacaagctggatccagtcaccagccagatggcccggcggatctttgagacggccaccaaggacttgagtgaccagcagaagtctttggtggccgattacctcacaCACTCTAGTGCGACGGCTGACAAACATTATAGAATGAAGAAGTCGcagaatgtggtgctggccagtATGCTGCTGAAGAGGCTGGCAGGTGACTTGAG cgctgactctgctgaagaaggaTCGAGCTGCTCTGCCCAtggcgccgcacgggatgccgccatggggtccaaccagcagatggatgtccaggcagcattcgatcagctacttcaaaccaaccccgtgaccctggatggcgacgtgccagataagaatgtacggacacagacgtcgggccagtttcagcgacagctctatgagcgctggctgaaggcccagatgaggatgcgtgtccgacatgtcctct cacactttggcagacggcagcccaccgagtcccgggtcgacgcaTGGATAAGGAAGCAAGGCTGGAGAAACAATGTTCCGAGCGCGGCCAGCGTCCTAaaggactggagaccagtgggCTCCGTGGACACCGCCATAGATTGCCACCACGTCCAGAACCTCGTCCGCAGGCAAAAGTGGAAGGGACTTGTTGTGGTGGACATTGCGGGGAAGGGGAAGGGAGTCTGCGCCACCCGGCAGTTCCAGGCTGGCGAGGTGGTTTGTGACTACCACGGGCCggtagtcacagccactgagggccagcgGATTCACGAAAGTACGAAAGAAGAAGAGTCAgggtatatgtttttttttagaaacagccagggcatccacaAGTGTGTGGATGCCCATTCACCGGAGTGTAActgtcacccaggcatacaAACTCTTGGCCGGCTGGTTAATCACTCACGGAAAAAAGCTAACCTCCGGCCAAGGTTGTATAGCACgccagagggacaggacattattttacttttatctgtcagaaaaataaatgttggggaggaGCTTTTATTCGATTATGGGGTGCAGAGGACATCTTTCCGGGGAGAGGGCTTGGAGCTCTCCTGGCTCTGA
- the LOC125705818 gene encoding uncharacterized protein LOC125705818 isoform X1, giving the protein MASKFASSRHFLLCPVCKKTQPSLSVHLARVCMKRSSKEAIQEVMEKEKKNSLELLQWGRVFSYRHLREIVYDTNIFDRLVQELERRHMVVTDMPSPAVPAQTSSVPVVAGAAAQGPESSASQQSEDIVVSDSSGETFQVTREVQWPQTSRQMMQEKGLYRKHSLDHPLLKGFATYLEKDLLNENFKQEVENVSRFMFFVNPGEPSLEFVREREKTKLFFRELSEAGLSRQTQVNYMKSLKRFLKYHTVTTDLRRDNIALWNEAKHFVEYLSSLQQSSAKLVSKEIIQRR; this is encoded by the exons atggcttccaagtt tgcttccagcaggcatttcctgctctgccccgtgtgcaagaagacgcagccaagcctctcagtgcatctggctagggtgtgcatgaagaggtcttcgaaagaggccatccaggaagtgatggagaaggaaaagaagaattcccttgaacttctgcagtggggcagggtcttcagctacagaCACTTGCGGGAGATTGTGTATGACACTAATATATTTGACAG gttggtccaggagctggagcgtcgGCACATGGTGGTGACAGACATGCCCTCCCCAGCAGTGCCGGCGCAGACCAGCAGTGTTCCTGTGGTGGCTGGTGCAGCCGCGCAGGGACCGGAGAGCTCTGCAAGTCAGCAGTCAGAAGACATTGTTGTCAGTGACAGCAGCGGCGAGACCTTTCAAGT TACCCGGGAGGTGCAGTGGCCACAGACCTCCAGGCAGATGATGCAGGAGAAGGGACTGTACAGGAAACATTCCCTGGACCATCCCCTCCTGAAGGGCTTTGCCACATACTTGGAGAAGGATCTCTTGAATGAGAATTTCAAGCAGGAG gtggaaaacgtcagcaggttcatgtttTTTGTGAACCCCGGAGAGCCTTCCCTTGAGTTTGTCAGGGAGAGGGAAAAGACGAAGCTCTTCTTTCGGGAGCTGAGTGAGGCTGGTCTCTCCAGGCAGACTCAGGTGAACTACATGAAGAGCCTGAAGAG ATTCCTCAAGTACCACACTGTCACCACCGACCTGCGGCGTGACAACATTGCCTTGTGGAACGAGGCAAAGCACTTTGTGGAGTACCTGAGCTCACTACAGCAGAGCTCTGCCAAGTTGGTGAGTAAGGAGATCATCCAAAGGAGGTAA
- the LOC125705818 gene encoding uncharacterized protein LOC125705818 isoform X3: MVVTDMPSPAVPAQTSSVPVVAGAAAQGPESSASQQSEDIVVSDSSGETFQVTREVQWPQTSRQMMQEKGLYRKHSLDHPLLKGFATYLEKDLLNENFKQEVENVSRFMFFVNPGEPSLEFVREREKTKLFFRELSEAGLSRQTQVNYMKSLKRFLKYHTVTTDLRRDNIALWNEAKHFVEYLSSLQQSSAKLVSKEIIQRR; this comes from the exons ATGGTGGTGACAGACATGCCCTCCCCAGCAGTGCCGGCGCAGACCAGCAGTGTTCCTGTGGTGGCTGGTGCAGCCGCGCAGGGACCGGAGAGCTCTGCAAGTCAGCAGTCAGAAGACATTGTTGTCAGTGACAGCAGCGGCGAGACCTTTCAAGT TACCCGGGAGGTGCAGTGGCCACAGACCTCCAGGCAGATGATGCAGGAGAAGGGACTGTACAGGAAACATTCCCTGGACCATCCCCTCCTGAAGGGCTTTGCCACATACTTGGAGAAGGATCTCTTGAATGAGAATTTCAAGCAGGAG gtggaaaacgtcagcaggttcatgtttTTTGTGAACCCCGGAGAGCCTTCCCTTGAGTTTGTCAGGGAGAGGGAAAAGACGAAGCTCTTCTTTCGGGAGCTGAGTGAGGCTGGTCTCTCCAGGCAGACTCAGGTGAACTACATGAAGAGCCTGAAGAG ATTCCTCAAGTACCACACTGTCACCACCGACCTGCGGCGTGACAACATTGCCTTGTGGAACGAGGCAAAGCACTTTGTGGAGTACCTGAGCTCACTACAGCAGAGCTCTGCCAAGTTGGTGAGTAAGGAGATCATCCAAAGGAGGTAA